The proteins below are encoded in one region of Chiloscyllium punctatum isolate Juve2018m chromosome 9, sChiPun1.3, whole genome shotgun sequence:
- the lamtor1 gene encoding ragulator complex protein LAMTOR1 — protein sequence MGCCYSSEGDSSEQDREEGKPLLIPVANAASKSSGGTDPDYRSIPSRFPDEQALLNTILSKTAHNIIDVSAADSQGMEQHEYMDRARQYSTRLAMISGSTQCKRVTSLPTLTSQPHQVLASEPVPPSDIQQISKIAAYASSALSQIKVDAKEELVVQFAIP from the exons ATGGGCTGTTGTTATAGCAGCGAGGGCGACAGCAGCGAACAG GATCGTGAGGAAGGAAAACCGCTCCTTATCCCTGTAGCCAACGCTGCCAGCAAATCATCGGGTGGCACTGATCCCGACTACCGCAGTATTCCTTCCCGCTTCCCAGATGAACAAGCTCTCCTTAACACTATTCTCAGCAAAACGGCACA TAATATCATTGATGTGTCGGCAGCAGATTCCCAGGGAATGGAGCAGCATGAGTACATGGATCGTGCACGACAGTACAG CACAAGGTTAGCGATGATCAGTGGATCGACACAGTGTAAGCGAGTCACCTCCCTGCCAACGTTGACCAGTCAACCACACCAGGTTTTGGCCAGTGAGCCCGTACCTCCTTCAGACATTCAGCAG ATCTCTAAAATCGCTGCTTACGCGTCAAGTGCTCTTTCCCAGATCAAAGTGGATGCCAAGGAAGAACTTGTGGTGCAGTTCGCAATCCCCTGA